The Cyclobacteriaceae bacterium genome includes a region encoding these proteins:
- a CDS encoding CTP synthase, protein MTSSAKYIFVTGGVTSSLGKGIISASLGMLLQARGFTVTIQKFDPYINIDPGTLNPYEHGECYVTEDGAETDLDLGHYERFLNIRTSKSNNITTGRIYNNVITKERKGEFLGKTVQVIPHITDEIKRNIYLLGESGQYDFIITEIGGSVGDIESLPFVEAVRQVRWELGSNHSLVIHLTLIPYLKAAKELKTKPTQHSVKKLLEEGVQPDILVCRTEYPLPMDIRKKVGLFCNVQLNSVIEAMDADTIYDVPLLMRKEKLDERVLSKLKLTAKNEPDLEQWKTFLGKLKNPTDEISLGLVGKYVSLPDAYKSIAEAFIHAGAENDCKVNLKWISSEEITKETVGDVLGGLHGVLVAPGFGERGLEGKIEAIRYVRENKIPFLGICLGMQCAVVEFSRHVLGLDASSTELDPKTKYPVIDMMEEQKKITMKGGTMRLGSYDCKIKKGSKAASIYGETMIKERHRHRYEFNNKYLEQIEEGGLKATGVNPDSGLVEIVELKDHPWFVGVQFHPELKSTVLNPHPLFVKFIGAALNHKKLDS, encoded by the coding sequence ATGACCTCTTCAGCTAAGTATATATTCGTTACCGGTGGTGTAACCTCCTCCCTTGGAAAAGGAATCATCTCCGCATCTCTCGGAATGCTGCTTCAGGCAAGAGGATTTACCGTCACCATCCAGAAGTTTGACCCCTACATTAATATAGACCCGGGTACTCTCAATCCTTATGAGCATGGAGAATGCTACGTAACGGAAGACGGGGCCGAAACGGACCTTGATTTGGGCCATTATGAGCGTTTTCTAAACATTCGCACTTCAAAATCCAATAATATTACCACCGGTCGCATCTATAATAATGTGATCACCAAAGAACGAAAGGGAGAATTCCTCGGAAAGACTGTTCAGGTCATTCCTCACATTACCGATGAGATCAAGCGTAACATCTATTTATTAGGTGAAAGCGGTCAGTACGACTTTATCATTACCGAGATCGGCGGTTCAGTAGGTGATATCGAATCTCTTCCTTTTGTGGAAGCCGTTCGTCAGGTTCGCTGGGAACTGGGATCCAATCACTCCCTGGTCATTCACCTGACACTCATCCCCTATTTAAAGGCGGCGAAAGAACTTAAGACAAAACCAACACAACATTCCGTTAAGAAACTTCTGGAAGAAGGTGTTCAGCCCGATATTCTCGTTTGCCGTACCGAATACCCATTGCCGATGGACATCCGCAAAAAGGTGGGATTGTTCTGCAACGTGCAGTTGAACTCGGTCATCGAAGCCATGGATGCTGATACCATCTATGACGTTCCTCTATTAATGAGAAAGGAAAAGCTCGATGAGCGTGTGCTTTCAAAACTCAAGCTCACTGCCAAGAACGAACCCGATCTCGAACAATGGAAAACATTCCTCGGCAAGCTGAAAAATCCAACCGATGAGATCAGCCTCGGTCTGGTTGGAAAATATGTTTCACTGCCTGATGCTTATAAATCTATTGCTGAAGCTTTCATCCATGCAGGTGCTGAGAATGACTGCAAGGTCAATTTGAAATGGATCTCTTCAGAAGAAATTACTAAAGAAACAGTTGGTGATGTACTCGGTGGCCTCCACGGTGTGCTCGTTGCCCCTGGTTTTGGAGAACGTGGCCTGGAAGGAAAGATAGAAGCCATACGCTATGTGCGTGAGAATAAGATCCCATTCCTGGGTATTTGCCTTGGAATGCAGTGCGCTGTAGTAGAATTCAGTCGTCACGTGCTGGGTTTGGATGCCAGCTCAACAGAGCTTGATCCGAAAACCAAATATCCGGTGATCGACATGATGGAAGAACAGAAGAAGATCACCATGAAGGGTGGAACGATGCGCTTGGGTTCTTATGATTGCAAGATCAAGAAAGGATCAAAGGCAGCATCCATCTATGGAGAGACTATGATCAAGGAACGTCATCGCCATCGCTATGAGTTCAACAATAAATATCTTGAGCAGATTGAAGAAGGTGGTTTGAAAGCTACTGGTGTAAATCCTGATTCAGGACTTGTTGAGATCGTTGAGTTGAAAGACCATCCATGGTTTGTCGGTGTGCAATTCCATCCTGAGCTGAAAAGC